A stretch of Sinorhizobium meliloti DNA encodes these proteins:
- a CDS encoding SDR family NAD(P)-dependent oxidoreductase, producing MRPGDQLRPAVVVVGASRGIGKAIAEVAARDGAPVVLVARSEVALAAAADDIRNAGGEAFTVPLDFLADDAALGLEDFLSANGLFCDVLVNSAGYGLRGGATVLPLDEQLGLVDLNIRALTELTLRLLPGMVARRRGGVINLGSVASFTPGPYMALYYASKGFVRSFSEALHQELRHTGVTVTCVAPGPVSTEFLATSGANRVALFKILPKLEAGYVAEKAWRGFKTGRRLVIPGLSAKLTILLAALVPSAIMLPLIGRLQRRSKDPCPCGSGKSFTSCCGARGNSLGTTTQSR from the coding sequence ATGAGGCCGGGCGATCAACTTCGTCCCGCTGTCGTCGTCGTCGGTGCCTCCCGGGGAATCGGCAAGGCAATCGCCGAAGTGGCCGCGAGGGATGGTGCACCGGTCGTACTGGTGGCGCGTTCGGAAGTGGCGCTGGCGGCGGCCGCCGACGATATCCGGAACGCCGGAGGCGAGGCGTTCACGGTCCCGCTGGATTTCCTGGCTGATGATGCGGCGCTCGGTCTCGAGGACTTCCTGTCCGCAAACGGCCTGTTCTGCGACGTACTCGTCAACAGCGCCGGTTATGGATTGCGCGGCGGCGCGACGGTCCTGCCGCTCGATGAACAGCTCGGCCTCGTCGACCTCAACATCCGCGCCCTTACCGAACTCACCTTGCGCCTCCTGCCGGGCATGGTCGCGCGCCGTCGCGGCGGCGTCATCAATCTCGGTTCGGTCGCGAGCTTCACGCCGGGTCCGTATATGGCGCTCTACTATGCCAGCAAGGGCTTCGTCCGCTCCTTTTCGGAAGCGCTGCACCAGGAACTGCGTCACACGGGCGTGACCGTCACTTGCGTGGCGCCGGGCCCGGTCTCGACGGAATTTCTGGCAACCTCAGGCGCCAATCGCGTGGCACTGTTCAAGATCTTGCCCAAGCTCGAGGCGGGCTATGTCGCTGAAAAGGCGTGGCGCGGCTTCAAAACAGGCCGCCGCCTCGTCATACCCGGCCTCTCGGCCAAGCTGACGATCCTGTTGGCGGCGCTGGTGCCCTCCGCGATCATGCTGCCCCTGATCGGCCGATTGCAGCGCAGGAGCAAGGATCCGTGCCCCTGCGGCTCCGGCAAAAGTTTCACGTCGTGCTGCGGTGCCCGCGGAAATTCGCTAGGAACCACCACGCAAAGTCGGTAG